From Micromonospora auratinigra:
CCGCGGCGTCCGTCAGTCCGCCGGGCGGCGGGTGAAGTAGTCCGGCCGGCTCACCCAGGTCTCGCTGACGAACATCACGCCCGCCCGGTCGGCGAAGAGCTGCCGCAGGCCGGTGGCCACCGCTTCGGCCCGCTGCGGCGGCAGCACCGCGATGACCAGGACCTGGCCGGAGCGCTCGTTGAACAGCAGCCGTCCCTCGTGGTTGCCGTGGTGACCGAAGCCGGACACCCCGGTGAGGCTCGTCCAGCCGCTGACGCCGGAGGCGAGCAGGAGTTCCCGGACCACGTCGACGT
This genomic window contains:
- a CDS encoding DUF190 domain-containing protein → MEDLGLTRMVKIEAVVRADDVDVVRELLLASGVSGWTSLTGVSGFGHHGNHEGRLLFNERSGQVLVIAVLPPQRAEAVATGLRQLFADRAGVMFVSETWVSRPDYFTRRPAD